Proteins found in one Mytilus edulis chromosome 2, xbMytEdul2.2, whole genome shotgun sequence genomic segment:
- the LOC139510974 gene encoding uncharacterized protein, whose product MDKGKQGYQMKIDLGQYDHKRNTIYIKRNTDTALIIWIILFFTGITYGDAGYCSMAMICYPSTQQIKIFDDTIDGSVYNDIDQAYLDIVIMKNTRVTKKPDLIVFVQNSADVQKAIFFDGEYNLKVVVQSSGHDFQGRSTADDSCMIYLGNMTNIEVNTSKTDRSAAGEVVLESGKQWSDVYKEVDKHSRVVVGGSAHTVAIGGWALGGGHSPISGVSELGVDNLLEVEMVTADGRIIVADNTSTFITYPDGTKNTSSNSDIFWAFSGGGGGTFGIATKFTFKIHFPPSGMVTFNCDYPIIHQNGSNVGKTILRKYSDLVPNMPPE is encoded by the exons ATGGACAAAG GAAAACAGGGATATCAGATGAAGATAGACCTAGGTCAATACGACCATAAACGAAACACCATTTACATAAAAAGGAACACAGACACAGCTCT AATAATTTGGATAATATTGTTCTTCACTGGAATAACTTATGGGGATGCAGGATATTGTTCCATGGCAATGATTTGTTATCCTAGCACccaacaaattaaaatatttgacgaTACAATAGATGGCAGTGTTTATAATGATATTGACCAAGCATACTTAGACATTGTTATTATGAAAAATACTCGTGTTACTAAAAAACCGGACCTGATCGTATTTGTCCAGAACAGCGCTGACGTACAGAAAGCCATATTTTTTGACGGAGAGTATAATCTTAAAGTAGTGGTACAGTCATCTGGACATGACTTTCAAGGTCGTTCAACAGCTGACGACAGTTGTATGATATATTTAGGAAATATGACCAACATTGAAGTAAACACATCTAAAACTGATCGATCCGCTGCAGGGGAAGTAGTTCTAGAATCTGGAAAACAGTGGTCAGACGTCTATAAAGAA GTAGACAAACATTCGAGGGTTGTGGTTGGAGGAAGTGCTCACACTGTTGCAATCGGTGGATGGGCCCTTGGTGGAG gcCATAGTCCTATATCGGGTGTTTCTGAATTAGGAGTTGATAACTTGTTAGAAGTTGAAATGGTAACAGCAGACGGTAGAATTATTGTAGCAGACAACACCTCGACATTCATAACATACCCTGATGGCACGAAAAATACGTCCTCAAATTCAGATATTTTCTGGGCGTTTAGCGGAGGTGGAGGTGGCACGTTTGGTATTGCTACAAAATTCACGTTTAAAATACATTTCCCGCCATCAGGAATGGTAACATTTAATTGCGATTATCCGATTATTCATCAAAACGGTAGCAATGTAGGAAAGACAATTCTTAGAAAATATTCTGATCTTGTTCCAAACATGCCACCAGAATAG